Proteins from one Streptomyces sp. NBC_00289 genomic window:
- a CDS encoding hemolysin family protein, with product MSTPLLLLGAALLLILANGFFVAAEFGLVTVEATDAERAAAQGDRRARTVVESLKELSFQLSGTQLGITITSLVVGMLAEPALAELLRGPFSAAGVPRGAVSGVAVVVGMLLASAVQMVIGELVPKNWAVSKPMQVARFVAGPQHAFARLFRPVIAALNAVANRLVRALGVEPADELASARTPGELVSLARHSAQAGTLEQDTADLFVRTLSLAELTAQHVMTPRVKVSALQSSATAEDVVNLTRATGLSRFPVYREKIDEIVGMVHLKDALAIPSRDRLRTPVGRIARPALLVPETLPVQPLLARLRSEQPIAVVVDEYGGTAGVVTLEDIVEEIVGEVRDEHDGQDVPELAAAPPDDGRLAWDADGSCRVDILRRIGLDVPEGPYETVAGLVADLLGRIPAVGDRAELPGWRLSVRQVGHYRAERVRVVRTAPVLEASR from the coding sequence ATGAGCACCCCCCTGCTGCTCCTCGGAGCGGCCCTCCTGTTGATCCTCGCCAACGGCTTCTTCGTGGCGGCCGAGTTCGGCCTGGTCACCGTCGAAGCCACGGACGCCGAGCGGGCCGCCGCCCAGGGCGACCGACGGGCCCGTACGGTCGTCGAGTCCCTCAAGGAGCTGTCCTTCCAGCTCTCCGGCACCCAGCTCGGCATCACCATCACCTCCCTGGTGGTCGGCATGCTCGCCGAGCCGGCGCTCGCCGAACTGCTGCGCGGCCCGTTCAGCGCGGCCGGCGTCCCCCGGGGAGCCGTCTCCGGTGTCGCTGTGGTCGTCGGCATGCTGCTCGCCTCCGCCGTGCAGATGGTGATCGGCGAACTCGTGCCCAAGAACTGGGCGGTGTCCAAACCGATGCAGGTCGCGCGTTTCGTCGCCGGCCCGCAGCACGCCTTCGCCCGCCTGTTCCGGCCGGTGATCGCCGCGCTGAACGCCGTCGCCAACCGACTGGTCCGCGCCCTGGGCGTCGAACCCGCCGACGAGCTGGCCTCCGCCCGCACCCCCGGCGAACTCGTCTCCCTGGCCCGGCACTCCGCACAGGCCGGCACCCTGGAACAGGACACCGCGGACCTCTTCGTACGGACGCTGTCGCTGGCCGAGCTGACCGCGCAGCACGTCATGACCCCGCGGGTGAAGGTCAGCGCCCTGCAGTCCTCCGCCACCGCCGAGGACGTGGTCAACCTGACCCGCGCCACCGGCCTGTCCCGCTTCCCCGTCTACCGGGAGAAGATCGACGAGATCGTCGGCATGGTCCATCTGAAGGACGCCCTGGCGATCCCCTCGCGTGACCGGCTGCGCACTCCGGTCGGACGCATCGCCCGCCCGGCGCTGCTGGTGCCCGAGACGCTCCCGGTGCAGCCGCTGCTCGCGCGGCTGCGCAGCGAACAGCCCATCGCCGTCGTCGTCGACGAGTACGGCGGCACGGCCGGAGTGGTCACACTGGAGGACATCGTCGAGGAGATCGTCGGCGAGGTCCGTGACGAGCACGACGGCCAGGACGTGCCCGAACTCGCCGCAGCCCCGCCGGACGACGGCCGCCTCGCCTGGGACGCCGACGGCAGCTGCCGCGTCGACATCCTCCGGCGCATCGGCCTCGACGTGCCCGAGGGCCCCTACGAGACGGTCGCCGGCCTGGTCGCCGACCTGCTGGGCCGGATCCCGGCCGTCGGCGACCGGGCCGAGCTGCCCGGCTGGCGGCTGTCCGTGCGCCAGGTCGGCCACTACCGCGCCGAGCGGGTCCGCGTCGTGCGGACGGCACCCGTCCTGGAGGCGTCCCGATGA
- a CDS encoding hemolysin family protein has product MSVLQLLFAALLVLANGFFVGAEFALVSVRRSQIEPLGTARARQVLHGLERLPQMMAAAQFGITVCSLTLGAVAEPTVARLLEPVFEWMHLPHGMIHPLGYVVALAAVVFFHLVIGEMVPKNLAMAAPEKVALWLSPGLVAFARLCRPITVALGACAQGILRLFRVELRDEVEAVFTSEQLNRLVEDSGQAGLLDPEEQERLEDALELGSRPVTDVLLTRESLVTVSPSVTPGQIVELTARTGYSRFPVAAENGGAFMGYLHVKDVLDQEDSERAVPQQLWRPMTTLRSELPLDDALTVMRRAATHLAQVADASGKVLGLVALEDVLELLVGEVRDPAHRETPEVRVTEPRASGAPEEALAG; this is encoded by the coding sequence ATGAGCGTGCTCCAACTCCTGTTCGCCGCCCTGCTCGTCCTGGCCAACGGCTTCTTCGTCGGCGCCGAGTTCGCGCTCGTCTCCGTGCGCCGCAGCCAGATCGAACCGCTCGGCACCGCCCGGGCCCGGCAGGTCCTGCACGGCCTGGAGCGGCTGCCGCAGATGATGGCGGCCGCCCAGTTCGGCATCACCGTCTGCTCGCTGACCCTGGGCGCGGTGGCCGAGCCGACGGTCGCCCGGCTGCTGGAGCCGGTCTTCGAGTGGATGCACCTGCCGCACGGGATGATCCACCCGCTCGGCTACGTCGTCGCGCTCGCCGCGGTCGTGTTCTTCCACCTCGTGATCGGCGAGATGGTGCCGAAGAACCTGGCGATGGCGGCGCCCGAGAAGGTCGCGCTGTGGCTCAGCCCCGGCCTGGTCGCCTTCGCCCGCCTGTGCCGCCCCATCACGGTGGCCCTCGGCGCCTGCGCCCAGGGCATCCTGCGGCTCTTCCGGGTGGAGCTCAGGGACGAGGTCGAGGCGGTCTTCACCAGCGAACAGCTCAACCGGCTGGTGGAGGACTCCGGCCAGGCCGGTCTGCTCGACCCCGAGGAGCAGGAACGCCTGGAGGACGCCCTGGAGCTGGGCTCCCGCCCGGTGACCGACGTGCTGCTGACCCGCGAGTCGCTGGTGACGGTCAGTCCCTCGGTCACTCCGGGACAGATCGTCGAGCTCACCGCCCGCACCGGGTACTCCCGCTTCCCGGTGGCCGCGGAGAACGGCGGCGCCTTCATGGGCTACCTGCACGTGAAGGACGTACTCGACCAGGAGGACTCCGAGCGGGCGGTGCCGCAGCAGCTGTGGCGGCCCATGACGACCCTCCGCTCCGAACTCCCGCTGGACGACGCCCTGACGGTCATGCGCCGGGCCGCCACCCATCTGGCGCAGGTCGCGGACGCGTCCGGGAAGGTGCTGGGGCTCGTGGCCCTGGAGGACGTACTGGAGCTGCTGGTCGGCGAGGTGCGCGATCCGGCGCACCGGGAGACGCCCGAGGTGCGGGTGACGGAGCCGCGGGCCAGCGGGGCTCCCGAGGAGGCGCTGGCCGGCTGA
- a CDS encoding AAA family ATPase translates to MDFGTQGPEAPADLAWLRGVDAYTMGAYPQAEEEFRAAVRIDPGMADGWLGLHALRVDTTTALLRMFRHRERFGEQRARHRRSLNSWYWLGWWVQPVLETPRDLLLAHASHWLDGRHVPELDRALAGLPPVDTDHQVRFLHACRAYLVKDWEQLVRHTDPLLDDPMLGIEAGLFGGMARVRLETYGQAEPLLSAALMRCRSEQPQRKELRYWLARAHEGTGRSAAALPLYRAVHRVDPAFMDTSARLAAIAEGDGYEDSADFAAIALTGIGQDALDAPDGLDPLFGSEGRDLRFTEPELPPAAPLPSVTDPAVREKNVVPVQQLPAGPTDPALLEEALAELERMVGLEPVKRQVKALSAQLNMARLRTGQGLPVQPPKRHFVFSGPSGTGKTTVARILGRVFYALGLLGGDHLVEAQRADLVGEYLGQTAVKANELIDSALGGVLFVDEAYSLSNTGYGKGDAYGDEALQVLLKRAEDNRDHLVVILAGYPEGMDRLLAANPGLSSRFTTRVDFPSYRPLELTSIGEVLAADNGDAWDEEALDELRSIAGHVVDQGWIDELGNGRFLRTLYEKSCAYRDLRLSMYPGALSRDDLSTLRLADLMQAYGEVLSGRGPQDPSTT, encoded by the coding sequence ATGGACTTCGGCACGCAGGGCCCCGAGGCCCCGGCCGACCTCGCCTGGCTGCGGGGTGTGGACGCCTACACGATGGGCGCCTATCCGCAGGCGGAGGAGGAGTTCCGGGCCGCGGTCCGGATCGATCCCGGGATGGCCGACGGCTGGCTCGGTCTGCACGCGCTGCGCGTCGACACGACGACCGCGCTGCTCAGGATGTTCCGGCACCGGGAGCGGTTCGGCGAACAACGCGCCCGGCACCGCCGCTCCCTCAACTCCTGGTACTGGCTGGGCTGGTGGGTGCAACCGGTCCTGGAGACCCCGCGCGATCTGCTGCTCGCCCACGCCTCCCACTGGCTGGACGGCCGGCACGTCCCGGAACTGGACCGGGCCCTGGCCGGGCTGCCGCCGGTGGACACCGACCACCAGGTCCGCTTCCTGCACGCCTGCCGCGCCTATCTGGTCAAGGACTGGGAGCAGTTGGTCCGGCACACCGATCCGCTGCTCGACGACCCCATGCTCGGGATCGAGGCGGGCCTGTTCGGCGGCATGGCCCGGGTCCGCCTGGAGACGTACGGACAGGCCGAACCACTTCTGTCGGCGGCCCTGATGCGCTGCCGCAGCGAGCAGCCGCAGCGCAAGGAGCTGCGCTACTGGCTGGCGCGGGCGCACGAGGGCACCGGCCGCAGTGCGGCCGCCCTCCCCCTGTACCGGGCGGTGCACCGCGTCGACCCGGCCTTCATGGACACCTCGGCCCGGCTCGCCGCGATCGCCGAGGGTGACGGCTACGAGGACTCCGCCGACTTCGCGGCGATCGCGCTCACCGGGATCGGACAGGACGCGCTGGACGCCCCGGACGGTCTCGACCCGCTCTTCGGCTCCGAAGGGCGGGACCTGCGGTTCACCGAGCCCGAGCTGCCGCCGGCCGCTCCCCTGCCCTCGGTCACCGACCCGGCGGTGCGCGAGAAGAACGTCGTGCCCGTGCAGCAGCTGCCCGCCGGGCCCACCGATCCCGCGTTACTCGAGGAGGCACTCGCCGAGCTGGAGCGGATGGTGGGCCTGGAGCCCGTGAAGCGCCAGGTGAAGGCCCTGTCCGCGCAGTTGAACATGGCCCGGCTGCGTACCGGACAGGGTCTGCCGGTCCAGCCGCCGAAACGGCACTTCGTCTTCTCCGGCCCCTCCGGCACGGGCAAGACCACCGTCGCCCGCATCCTGGGCCGCGTCTTCTACGCCCTCGGACTGCTCGGCGGAGACCATCTCGTGGAGGCGCAGCGGGCGGATCTGGTGGGCGAGTATCTGGGGCAGACCGCCGTGAAGGCCAACGAGCTGATCGACTCCGCGCTCGGCGGCGTGCTCTTCGTCGACGAGGCCTACTCCCTCTCCAACACCGGCTACGGCAAGGGCGACGCGTACGGCGACGAGGCCCTGCAGGTGCTGCTGAAGCGGGCGGAGGACAACCGCGACCACCTCGTGGTGATCCTGGCCGGCTATCCGGAGGGCATGGACCGTCTGCTGGCCGCCAACCCCGGTCTCTCCTCCCGCTTCACCACCCGGGTCGACTTCCCGTCGTACCGCCCCCTCGAACTCACCTCGATCGGCGAGGTGCTGGCCGCCGACAACGGCGACGCGTGGGACGAGGAGGCGCTCGACGAGCTGCGCTCGATCGCCGGTCACGTGGTCGACCAGGGCTGGATCGACGAGCTGGGCAACGGGCGGTTCCTGCGCACCCTGTACGAGAAGAGCTGTGCGTACCGGGACCTGCGGCTGTCGATGTACCCGGGCGCGCTGTCCCGCGACGACCTCTCCACACTCCGCCTGGCCGACCTGATGCAGGCCTACGGCGAGGTGCTGTCGGGGCGGGGACCGCAGGATCCGTCGACGACCTGA
- a CDS encoding uridine kinase has translation MHDLAARLRRLPPSCGPVRLIGVDGHAGSGKSTFAGRLARALDDAPVLHLDDIASHDEPFDWTGRLLAQVIEPFGRGANARYAPYDWHGRRFGAPRALPPAPVVLVEGVGAGRRALRPHLARLLWLELSPEEAWTRGRLRDGEEQRDFWDGWVRAEREHFAVDPSRPFADLLVRQFGEGYEVLEGPAGTVGPDQSLTQGDGPSAMC, from the coding sequence ATTCACGACCTCGCCGCCCGGCTCCGCCGGCTGCCCCCGTCCTGCGGCCCGGTCCGTCTGATCGGCGTCGACGGGCACGCGGGCTCCGGGAAGTCGACGTTCGCCGGACGGCTGGCCCGGGCCCTGGACGACGCGCCGGTGCTGCACCTCGACGACATCGCCAGCCACGACGAACCGTTCGACTGGACCGGCCGGCTGCTGGCCCAGGTGATCGAACCGTTCGGCCGCGGCGCAAACGCGCGCTACGCCCCCTACGACTGGCACGGCCGCCGCTTCGGGGCGCCCCGCGCCCTGCCGCCCGCGCCGGTGGTGCTGGTGGAGGGAGTCGGCGCGGGCCGCCGCGCCCTGCGCCCGCACCTGGCGCGTCTGCTGTGGCTGGAGCTGTCGCCCGAGGAGGCGTGGACGCGCGGACGGCTGCGGGACGGGGAGGAGCAGCGGGACTTCTGGGACGGCTGGGTCCGGGCGGAACGCGAGCACTTCGCCGTCGACCCCTCCCGACCCTTCGCCGACCTTCTGGTACGACAGTTCGGCGAGGGATACGAGGTGCTCGAGGGGCCTGCCGGGACCGTTGGCCCGGACCAGTCACTCACACAGGGTGACGGGCCATCGGCAATGTGCTGA
- a CDS encoding peptidase C39 family protein, whose amino-acid sequence MSRAEQPSRRTVLTVAVAAAVATGAAPAAAATRPGVATDAADPARTPDRLVDNRAWITYADWRGGAAEGTRARAGARPGLELGTPAGTADYTDPHTGTTATWAYGTWTSPVHRLAVPATEVIASWNAHTPAGTWIQVELQGTYSDGTDTPWYVMGRWASGDQDIRRTSVDDQTDGKSTIWTDTFSIDDATTGLRLASYRLRLTLYRKPGTKLTPTVWRLGAMGSDVPDRFTVPASAPALAGELRVPRYSQEIHKGQYPEYDNGGEAWCSPTSSQMIIEYWGGLLTPEQLSWVDPSYADPQVCHAARYTYDFQYAGCGNWPFNAAYAATFKGLQGVVTRLGSLTDLETLIAAGIPAITSQSFLKEELTGAGYGTSGHLMTVIGFTADGDVIANDPASESDAAVRRVYKRSEWENIWLRTKRYNASGKVVSGTGGVCYLYFPAHPTPRQRKALAAVGVR is encoded by the coding sequence ATGAGCAGAGCCGAACAGCCGTCCCGTAGAACCGTTCTGACCGTCGCGGTCGCCGCGGCGGTGGCCACAGGCGCGGCCCCGGCGGCCGCCGCGACCAGGCCCGGCGTCGCCACCGACGCCGCGGACCCGGCGCGGACCCCGGACCGCCTGGTCGACAACCGCGCCTGGATCACGTACGCCGACTGGCGCGGCGGGGCCGCCGAGGGCACCCGGGCCCGCGCGGGCGCCCGCCCCGGCCTGGAGCTCGGCACGCCCGCCGGCACCGCCGACTACACCGACCCGCACACCGGCACGACCGCCACCTGGGCGTACGGAACCTGGACCTCCCCCGTCCACCGACTCGCCGTTCCCGCCACCGAGGTCATCGCCTCGTGGAACGCCCACACGCCGGCCGGTACCTGGATCCAGGTCGAACTGCAGGGCACGTACTCCGACGGCACGGACACGCCGTGGTACGTGATGGGCCGCTGGGCGTCCGGGGACCAGGACATCAGGCGCACCTCCGTGGACGACCAGACGGACGGCAAGAGCACCATCTGGACGGACACCTTCTCCATCGACGACGCCACCACCGGCCTGCGCCTGGCCTCGTACCGGCTGCGGCTCACGCTGTACCGCAAGCCCGGCACCAAGCTCACGCCCACCGTCTGGCGGCTGGGCGCGATGGGCTCCGACGTTCCCGACCGCTTCACGGTCCCGGCCTCCGCACCCGCCCTCGCCGGGGAACTCCGCGTGCCGCGCTACTCGCAGGAGATCCACAAGGGTCAGTACCCCGAGTACGACAACGGCGGCGAGGCCTGGTGCAGTCCGACCTCCTCGCAGATGATCATCGAGTACTGGGGCGGGCTGCTCACCCCGGAGCAGCTCTCCTGGGTCGACCCCTCGTACGCCGACCCGCAGGTGTGCCACGCCGCCCGGTACACCTATGACTTCCAGTACGCGGGCTGCGGCAACTGGCCGTTCAACGCCGCCTACGCGGCCACCTTCAAGGGCCTGCAGGGCGTGGTCACGCGGCTCGGCTCGCTCACCGATCTGGAGACGCTGATCGCGGCCGGTATCCCGGCCATAACGTCCCAGTCGTTCCTCAAGGAGGAGCTCACGGGGGCGGGTTACGGCACCTCCGGCCACCTGATGACGGTGATCGGCTTCACCGCGGACGGCGACGTCATCGCCAACGACCCGGCCTCGGAGAGCGACGCGGCGGTCCGCCGGGTCTACAAGCGGTCCGAGTGGGAGAACATCTGGCTCAGGACCAAGCGGTACAACGCCTCCGGCAAGGTCGTCTCCGGCACCGGCGGCGTCTGCTACCTGTACTTCCCGGCGCATCCGACCCCGCGCCAGCGCAAGGCGCTCGCGGCGGTGGGCGTGCGCTGA
- a CDS encoding SCO1431 family membrane protein, whose product MTAHSATAASARTGGPRDEGPKVLEHVVGWTLVVVIAMLVAQLGLL is encoded by the coding sequence ATGACCGCACACTCAGCCACCGCCGCAAGCGCCCGCACCGGCGGCCCCCGGGACGAGGGCCCGAAGGTCCTCGAGCACGTCGTGGGATGGACCCTCGTCGTGGTGATCGCGATGCTCGTGGCCCAGCTCGGCCTGCTGTGA
- a CDS encoding TetR/AcrR family transcriptional regulator, protein MNISQERDVARPRARGTERSAARRAELISIGRKLFADISYDALSMDDIARQAHVAKGLIYYYFQSKRGYYLAIIQDSVADLVTYASSGIELQQVDRVHRTIDSYLRYAEHNQAAYRTIVSGGVGFDTEVHAIRDGVREAIVATIAEGAYGRTDITPPARVGLLAWVCSVEGATLDWIDRQDLSRETLCDLLVKMLGGAMRAIEEMDPAFPAPAPARRDG, encoded by the coding sequence TTGAATATCAGCCAAGAGCGCGACGTCGCACGCCCCCGGGCGCGCGGCACCGAGCGTTCGGCCGCGCGACGCGCCGAACTCATCTCCATCGGGCGGAAGTTGTTCGCCGACATCTCCTACGACGCACTGTCGATGGACGACATCGCGCGGCAGGCCCACGTGGCCAAGGGGCTGATCTACTACTACTTCCAGTCCAAGCGCGGCTACTACCTGGCGATCATCCAGGACTCCGTCGCCGACCTGGTCACCTACGCGTCGAGCGGCATCGAACTGCAGCAGGTGGACCGGGTCCACCGCACCATCGACAGCTATCTGCGCTACGCCGAGCACAACCAGGCCGCCTACCGCACGATCGTCAGCGGGGGCGTCGGCTTCGACACCGAGGTGCACGCCATCCGGGACGGCGTGCGCGAGGCGATCGTCGCGACCATCGCCGAAGGTGCCTACGGCCGCACCGACATCACCCCGCCGGCCCGCGTGGGCCTGCTCGCCTGGGTGTGCAGCGTCGAGGGCGCCACCCTCGACTGGATCGATCGCCAGGACCTGTCCCGCGAGACGCTGTGCGATCTGCTGGTCAAGATGCTCGGCGGCGCGATGCGCGCCATCGAGGAGATGGACCCCGCCTTCCCCGCCCCGGCGCCGGCCCGCCGCGACGGCTGA
- a CDS encoding glycoside hydrolase family 18 protein, producing MHPDHRPRTRFRALLSAVCCAVLGAGLLAGAGTATAAPSAQEAAGSKVVGYFTEWGTYDRKYFVKNIETSGSAARLTHINYAFGNVTGGKCAMGDAYAATDRTYTAAESVDGVADTWDQPLRGNFNQLRELKKKHPGLKVLWSFGGWTWSSGFGEAARNPAAFAQSCYDLVENSKWADVFDGIDIDWEYPNACGNTCDTSGRAAFKNLMSALRSKFGSGNLVTAAITADATSGGKIDAADYAGAAQSVNWYNPMTYDFFGAWDATGPTAPHSPLNSYSGIPKANYYTSATIAKLKGLGIPASKLLLGIGFYGRGWTGVTQSAPGGTATGPAAGTYEQGIDDYKVLKTKCPATGTVAGTAYAKCGTNWWSYDTPATIGTKMTYKNQQGLGGTFFWELSGDTASGELIRAIN from the coding sequence ATGCACCCCGACCACCGTCCCCGCACCCGGTTCCGGGCACTCCTGTCCGCCGTGTGCTGCGCCGTCCTCGGCGCGGGTCTGCTCGCCGGCGCGGGCACCGCCACCGCCGCCCCCTCGGCCCAGGAGGCCGCCGGCTCCAAGGTCGTCGGCTACTTCACCGAATGGGGCACCTACGACCGCAAGTACTTCGTCAAGAACATCGAGACCTCGGGCTCGGCGGCCAGGCTCACCCACATCAACTACGCCTTCGGCAACGTCACCGGCGGCAAGTGCGCGATGGGCGACGCCTACGCGGCGACCGACCGCACCTACACCGCGGCCGAGTCCGTGGACGGCGTCGCCGACACCTGGGACCAGCCGCTGCGCGGCAACTTCAACCAGCTGCGCGAGCTGAAGAAGAAGCACCCGGGCCTGAAGGTCCTCTGGTCGTTCGGCGGCTGGACCTGGTCGAGCGGCTTCGGCGAGGCCGCGAGGAACCCGGCCGCCTTCGCCCAGTCCTGCTACGACCTGGTCGAGAACTCCAAGTGGGCGGACGTCTTCGACGGCATCGACATCGACTGGGAGTACCCGAACGCCTGCGGCAACACCTGTGACACCAGCGGCAGGGCCGCCTTCAAGAACCTGATGTCGGCGCTGCGCTCGAAGTTCGGCTCGGGCAACCTGGTCACCGCCGCGATCACCGCCGACGCCACCAGCGGCGGCAAGATCGACGCGGCGGACTACGCGGGCGCCGCGCAGTCCGTCAACTGGTACAACCCGATGACGTACGACTTCTTCGGCGCCTGGGACGCGACCGGCCCGACGGCCCCGCACTCGCCGCTGAACTCCTACTCCGGCATCCCGAAGGCCAACTACTACACCTCGGCGACCATCGCCAAGCTCAAGGGTCTCGGCATACCGGCCTCCAAGCTGCTGCTCGGCATCGGCTTCTACGGCCGCGGCTGGACCGGCGTCACCCAGTCCGCGCCCGGCGGCACCGCGACCGGTCCGGCGGCGGGGACGTACGAGCAGGGCATCGACGACTACAAGGTGCTCAAGACCAAGTGCCCGGCCACCGGCACCGTGGCCGGCACCGCCTACGCCAAGTGCGGGACCAACTGGTGGAGTTACGACACCCCCGCCACCATCGGCACCAAGATGACCTACAAGAACCAGCAGGGCCTGGGCGGCACGTTCTTCTGGGAGCTGAGCGGCGACACCGCGAGCGGTGAGCTGATCAGGGCGATCAACTAG
- a CDS encoding acyl-CoA dehydrogenase family protein, protein MPDHAPQPVDRQLPTDEARDLISLVRDIAQREIAPKAAEEEDAGRFPREVFTLLSGSGLLGLPYEAEHGGGDQPYEVYLQVLEELAAARLTVGLGVSVHTLASYALAARGTKEQQVEHLPAMLGGGLLGAYCLSEPSSGSDAASLRTRAVRDGDDWVITGTKAWITHGGIADFYTVMARTGEEGPRGITAFLVPGDAEGLSSAAPERKMGMKGSPTAQVHFDGVRVPDERRIGEEGQGFAIALAALDSGRLGIAACAIGLAQAALDEAVAYATGRRQFGRPIADFQGLRFMLADMATQVEAGRALYLAAARLRDAGRPFAKQAAMAKLHCTDTAMKVTVDAVQILGGYGYTADFPAERYMREAKVLQIVEGTNQIQRMVIARHLAGPETR, encoded by the coding sequence ATGCCCGACCACGCCCCGCAGCCGGTGGACCGTCAACTGCCCACGGACGAGGCCCGGGATCTGATCTCGCTCGTCCGCGACATCGCGCAGCGCGAGATCGCACCGAAGGCGGCCGAGGAGGAGGACGCCGGACGCTTCCCGCGCGAGGTCTTCACCCTGCTCTCCGGGTCCGGACTGCTCGGCCTGCCGTACGAGGCGGAGCACGGCGGCGGTGACCAGCCGTACGAGGTCTACCTCCAGGTACTGGAGGAACTCGCCGCGGCCCGTCTCACCGTCGGCCTCGGCGTCAGCGTCCACACCCTCGCCTCCTACGCGCTCGCCGCCCGCGGCACCAAGGAACAGCAGGTCGAGCACCTGCCCGCGATGCTCGGCGGCGGCCTGCTCGGCGCGTACTGCCTCTCCGAACCGTCCTCCGGATCGGACGCGGCCTCCCTGCGCACCAGGGCGGTGCGCGACGGCGACGACTGGGTCATCACCGGCACCAAGGCCTGGATCACCCACGGCGGCATCGCCGACTTCTACACGGTCATGGCGCGCACCGGCGAGGAGGGCCCGCGCGGGATCACCGCCTTCCTGGTCCCCGGCGACGCGGAGGGCCTCAGCAGCGCGGCGCCGGAGAGAAAGATGGGGATGAAGGGCTCCCCGACCGCGCAGGTCCACTTCGACGGGGTCCGCGTCCCCGACGAGCGGCGGATCGGCGAGGAGGGCCAGGGGTTCGCGATCGCCCTGGCCGCGCTCGACTCGGGGCGGCTCGGCATCGCCGCCTGCGCGATCGGTCTGGCGCAGGCCGCGCTCGACGAGGCCGTCGCGTACGCCACCGGACGGCGGCAGTTCGGGCGACCGATCGCCGACTTCCAGGGGCTGCGCTTCATGCTCGCCGACATGGCGACGCAGGTAGAGGCCGGCCGGGCGCTGTACCTGGCGGCGGCACGGCTGCGTGACGCGGGCCGGCCGTTCGCAAAGCAGGCGGCCATGGCCAAGCTGCACTGCACCGACACCGCGATGAAGGTGACCGTCGACGCCGTGCAGATCCTCGGCGGGTACGGCTACACCGCGGACTTCCCGGCCGAGCGCTACATGCGCGAGGCCAAGGTCCTGCAGATCGTCGAGGGCACCAACCAGATCCAGCGGATGGTCATCGCCCGTCACCTAGCGGGTCCCGAGACCCGCTGA
- a CDS encoding Lrp/AsnC family transcriptional regulator, which translates to MEELDRQIVQLLVKDGRMSYTDLGKATGLSTSAVHQRVRRLEQRGVIRGYAAVVDPEAVGLPMTAFISVKPFDPSAPDDIADRLAGVPEIEACHSVAGDENYILKVRVATPHELEELLARLRSLAGVSTRTTVVLSTPYEARPPRV; encoded by the coding sequence ATGGAGGAGCTCGACCGACAGATCGTGCAGCTGCTCGTCAAGGACGGGCGGATGAGCTACACCGACCTGGGCAAGGCCACGGGACTGTCCACGTCCGCGGTGCACCAGCGGGTGCGCCGGCTGGAGCAGCGCGGCGTCATCCGCGGGTACGCCGCGGTCGTCGACCCCGAGGCCGTGGGGCTGCCCATGACCGCCTTCATCTCGGTGAAGCCGTTCGATCCCAGCGCCCCGGACGACATCGCGGACCGCCTCGCCGGCGTCCCCGAGATCGAGGCCTGCCACAGCGTCGCGGGCGACGAGAACTACATCCTCAAGGTCCGGGTGGCCACCCCGCACGAGCTGGAGGAACTGCTCGCGCGGCTCCGGAGCCTGGCAGGGGTCTCGACCCGGACGACCGTGGTGCTGTCCACGCCGTACGAGGCGCGGCCGCCGCGGGTCTGA